The proteins below come from a single Zea mays cultivar B73 chromosome 8, Zm-B73-REFERENCE-NAM-5.0, whole genome shotgun sequence genomic window:
- the LOC100286289 gene encoding uncharacterized protein LOC100286289 produces MEAPDEEAGLGLLHEGEQILEVALISAQGLKPPSSQRRRLQAYAVAWVDAGHKIQTQPDDTGGLDPVWHARLLFRVREASLADDSRAAVSVEIYAAAAGSWHLGGDSLVGLVRFLLGDHRLLSRPVGSPSMFAVGVRRTSGRVHGLLNVATSLVAVPPSPAACHALRLSQAVSLRGLSVVPTPSRALRVLNRAHSTPPPSPRLLTPKKQQMVVNANNKVADDASDEEGAEEDARGMGGVVFCGPCVLPLYPRKIRTSPSDENLQAYANVFSGGLKHCRTEPSFLRSPGK; encoded by the exons ATGGAGGCGCCGGACGAGGAGGCTGGGCTGGGGCTCCTCCATGAGGGCGAGCAGATTCTGGAAGTAGCCCTTATCTCGGCGCAGGGGCTCAAGCCCCCCTCCAGCCAGCGGCGACGGCTGCAGGCGTACGCGGTGGCCTGGGTCGACGCGGGGCACAAGATCCAGACCCAACCCGACGACACGGGCGGTCTCGACCCGGTGTGGCACGCGCGCCTTCTCTTCCGCGTGCGCGAGGCCTCGCTCGCCGACGACTCCCGCGCCGCTGTCTCCGTCGAGAtctacgcggccgccgcgggctctTGGCACCTCGGCGGGGACTCCCTCGTGGGCTTAGTGCGCTTCCTGCTTGGCGACC ATCGCCTCCTGTCCCGCCCCGTCGGCTCCCCCTCTATGTTCGCTGTCGGCGTGCGCCGCACCTCCGGCAGGGTCCACGGTCTCCTCAACGTGGCCACGAGCCTCGTCGCGGTGCCgccgtctccggccgcctgcCATGCCCTCCGCCTCTCGCAGGCCGTCTCCCTCAGAGGTCTCTCCGTGGTGCCCACCCCAAGTCGCGCGCTCCGCGTCCTCAACCGCGCGCACTCGACGCCTCCACCCTCCCCGAGGCTTCTTACGCCCAAGAAGCAGCAGATGGTGGTCAACGCCAATAATAAGgtcgcggacgacgccagcgatgAGGAAGGCGCCGAGGAAGACGCGAGGGGGATGGGTGGGGTCGTGTTCTGCGGGCCCTGCGTCTTACCGTTATATCCCAGAAAGATACGCACGAGCCCCTCAGACGAGAACCTGCAGGCCTACGCAAATGTCTTCTCCGGCGGGCTCAAGCATTGCCGGACGGAGCCCTCATTTTTAAGGAGTCCGGGCAAGTAG